One part of the Anopheles merus strain MAF chromosome 3L, AmerM5.1, whole genome shotgun sequence genome encodes these proteins:
- the LOC121599842 gene encoding serine/threonine-protein phosphatase 2A regulatory subunit B'' subunit gamma-like, producing MSDFREKLLSNLDKIKPSALQSQYPSKTNDEIEDILFQKYRAELAKKKPPTAAPDQTLPDTQTVDTYRYIPRFHFELPKSADSLAQKLREEARTLFLQKRSKELLDNAEFKLLWSLLEKHHSPPPIGEEQYINYENYCKVGTIAGEKFRRYLTATTFARLLASSGNPGKISVISLFNYTMRKVWLQQTRIGLSLYDYTGQGFLSESDMESYILELIPTFPQLEGLEKSFHSFYVCTTVRKFFFFLDPLRTGRIRIRDVLTCSFLDDLLELRDEEIPKDAQELNWFSAPSALSVYGHYLNLDKDHNGMLSKKELIGYGTGTLTPIFLERVFAECLTYDGEMDYKTYLDFVLALENRGEPQSLHYLFRILDVEHKGYLTAFTLNYFFKGIQEELSAHRAEPINFDDVKDEIFDMVKPEDPTRITLKDLIRCGHGETVVSILIEFHKFWAYENREVMVTSTAGDDTHNL from the exons ATGAGCGATTTCCGTGAAAAATTGCTGTCGAATCTCGATAAAATCAAGCCAAGTG CTCTTCAAAGCCAATACCCTTCGAAGACGAACGATGAGATCGAGGACATACTGTTCCAGAAGTATCGTGCCGAGCTAGCAAAGAAAAAGCCACCCACCGCGGCACCGGACCAGACGCTGCCGGATACGCAAACGGTCGACACGTATCGCTACATTCCGCGGTTCCACTTCGAGCTGCCGAAGAGCGCCGACTCGCTGGCGCAAAAGTTGCGCGAAGAGGCGCGCACACTGTTTCTGCAGAAGCGCAGCAAGGAGCTGCTGGACAATGCGGAGTTCAAGCTGCTGTGGAGCCTGCTGGAGAAGCACCACAGCCCGCCACCGATCGGCGAGGAGCAGTACATCAACTACGAGAACTACTGCAAGGTGGGCACGATCGCGGGCGAAAAGTTTCGGCGCTACCTTACCGCGACGACGTTCGCGCGGCTACTCGCATCCAGCGGCAACCCGGGCAAGATCAGCGTGATCTCGCTGTTCAACTACACGATGCGCAAGGTGTGGCTGCAGCAGACCCGCATCGGCCTCTCGCTCTACGACTACACCGGGCAGGGCTTTCTGAGCGAGTCGGACATGGAGTCGTACATCCTCGAGCTGATACCGACCTTTCCGCAGCTGGAGGGGTTGGAGAAATCGTTCCACAGCTTCTACGTCTGCACGACGGTGCGcaagtttttcttctttctcgaCCCGCTGCGCACGGGCCGCATCCGCATACGGGACGTGCTGACGTGCAGCTTTCTGGACGATCTGCTCGAGTTGCGCGACGAGGAAATACCGAAGGATGCGCAGGAGCTGAACTGGTTCTCCGCACCGTCGGCACTGTCCGTGTACGGGCACTACCTCAACCTGGACAAGGACCACAACGGCATGCTGAGCAAGAAGGAGCTGATCGGGTACGGGACGGGCACGCTGACGCCCATCTTTCTCGAGCGCGTGTTTGCCGAGTGTCTGACGTACGACGGCGAGATGGACTACAAAACGTACCTGGACTTTGTGCTGGCGCTGGAGAATCGGGGCGAGCCGCAGAGCCTGCACTACCTGTTCCGCATCCTGGACGTGGAGCACAAGGGCTACCTGACCGCGTTCACGCTCAACTACTTCTTCAAGGGCATACAGGAGGAGCTGTCGGCGCACCGGGCCGAACCGATCAACTTTGACGACGTGAAGGACGAAATCTTCGACATGGTCAAGCCGGAGGATCCGACCCGCATCACGCTGAAGGATCTGATCCGGTGCGGGCACGGCGAAACGGTCGTCTCGATACTGATCGAGTTCCACAAGTTCTGGGCGTACGAAAATCGGGAGGTCATGGTCACGTCGACGGCCGGTGACGATACGCACAATTTATGA
- the LOC121600572 gene encoding sphingolipid delta(4)-desaturase DES1-like, which yields MGQRVSRTDFEWVYDDQPHTRRRQEMVKKYPHIKKLFGPDPKFKYIVSAMVLTQIAMLYVMQHQSWPVIVLVAYCFGGVINHSLMLANHEISHNMAFGYARPLANRYFGMWCNLPIGVPMSVSFKKYHNLHHRHLADDDLDPDVPTLIEAKLFCTTFGKFVWVCLQPFFYGLRPLFVNPLPVTKLELINTAVQLTFNALVVLVFGWRMMAYLLIGSVLAMGLHPVAGHFIAEHYMFAKGFETYSYYGPLNWITFNVGYHNEHHDFPAIPGSRLPELKKIAPEYYETMPQHTSWVRVLYDFITDPAVGPYARIKRKSLDRPKAPTAEKSIGLINDSWQPEVEQKKR from the coding sequence ATGGGCCAGCGCGTTTCGCGTACCGATTTCGAGTGGGTGTACGATGACCAACCGCACACCCGCCGCCGGCAGGAGATGGTGAAAAAGTACCCGCACATCAAGAAGCTGTTCGGGCCGGATCCCAAGTTCAAGTACATCGTCTCCGCCATGGTGCTGACGCAGATCGCCATGCTGTACGTGATGCAGCACCAGTCCTGGCCGGTGATCGTCCTGGTGGCGTACTGTTTCGGGGGCGTCATCAACCACTCGCTCATGCTGGCGAACCACGAGATATCGCACAACATGGCGTTCGGGTACGCGCGCCCGCTGGCGAACCGGTACTTCGGCATGTGGTGCAACCTACCGATCGGTGTGCCGATGTCGGTTTCGTTCAAAAAGTATCACAACCTGCACCATCGCCACCTGGCGGACGACGATCTCGACCCGGACGTGCCGACGCTGATCGAGGCGAAGCTGTTCTGCACCACGTTCGGCAAGTTCGTGTGGGTCTGCCTGCAGCCGTTCTTTTACGGGTTGCGGCCCCTGTTCGTGAATCCGCTGCCCGTGACGAAGCTGGAGCTGATCAATACGGCGGTGCAGCTGACGTTCAACGCGCTGGTCGTGCTGGTGTTTGGCTGGCGCATGATGGCGTACCTGCTGATCGGTTCGGTGCTGGCGATGGGTCTACATCCCGTGGCCGGGCACTTCATTGCCGAACACTACATGTTCGCGAAGGGCTTCGAAACGTACTCGTACTATGGGCCACTGAACTGGATCACGTTTAACGTGGGCTACCACAACGAGCATCACGATTTCCCGGCCATCCCGGGAAGCCGCCTGCCCGAGCTGAAAAAGATTGCCCCGGAGTACTACGAAACGATGCCGCAGCACACCTCGTGGGTGCGGGTGCTGTACGATTTCATTACCGATCCGGCCGTCGGCCCGTACGCTCGCATCAAGCGCAAGAGCCTGGACCGGCCGAAAGCGCCCACCGCCGAAAAATCGATTGGTCTGATCAATGACTCATGGCAACCTGAAGTAGAGCAGAAGAAAAGATAA
- the LOC121599841 gene encoding protein angel, which yields MKRLLAVLIDHRLLKNFSRCFYRGLPQSKHVPAGHWPIANSMDGSTNGSSATPTRNKQRTMRNLHQNGQYSAHRRWETVASGGGGNSRNGSSSTSGPRDRFEFTLMNYNILAQDLLDSHAALYGEHDPEGLPWELRCKRLLAEINTINPDILCLQELQETHAESFCSGLPQHYAMLYKKRTGNDKTDGCALFYRRDLFELVTHHKVEFYQPKVNKLNRENVAIIAKLALKANPRAKLVISTTHLLYNPRRQDVRLAQVQVLLAELDRLAFSGTMPNGIPRYEPVILCGDFNLQPFTAPYELLTKGFLRYDRLDSRSLQPANSWHGHVEQVGKYFLPPALGITDKCQHTTLRDREKEHRDEVPPSHLTKLYHSNHEKEDGEPSGNGSPSKERSSSRSEFSSGALTHQFVFSSAYRHYGPDCAQDRRQATTFQDEWITVDYLFYTPYRSVAECTRQLPNWNLELLQTYSLPTVQQCGREIGYIPNRQYGSDHFSLAGRFLLTVPREDQ from the exons ATGAAACGGCTGCTAGCGGTGCTTATCGATCATCGACTGTTGAAAAACTTTAGCCGTTGCTTCTACCGGGGCCTGCCGCAGAGCAAACATGTCCCGGCGGGCCACTGGCCGATAGCGAACAGTATGGACGGCAGCACTAATGGCAGTTCGGCAACGCCAACACGCAACAAGCAGCGGACGATGCGCAACCTGCACCAAAATGGCCAGTACAGCGCGCATCGACGGTGGGAAACGGTTGCCAGTGGTGGGGGTGGTAACAGCCGAAACGGCTCCTCTTCCACTTCCGGTCCCCGGGATCGGTTCGAGTTTACGCTCATGAACTACAACATACTGGCGCAGGACCTGCTCGACTCGCACGCCGCCCTGTACGGGGAGCACGATCCGGAAGGGCTTCCGTGGGAGCTGCGCTGCAAGCGGCTGCTGGCCGAGATCAACACAATCAACCCGGACATCCTGTGCCTGCAGGAGCTGCAGGAAACGCACGCGGAATCGTTTTGCAGCGGGCTGCCACAACACTACGCGATGCTGTACAAAAAACGCACGGGAAATGACAAAACCGACGGCTGTGCGCTGTTCTATCGGCGCGATCTGTTCGAGCTGGTGACGCACCACAAGGTGGAGTTTTACCAGCCGAAAGTGAAT aaACTGAACAGGGAAAATGTAGCGATTATAGCAAAGCTAGCGCTGAAAGCGAACCCACGAGCGAAGCTCGTCATCTCAACGACGCACCTGCTGTACAACCCGCGTCGGCAGGACGTCCGGCTGGCGCAGGTGCAGGTGCTGCTGGCCGAGCTGGACCGGCTGGCGTTCAGTGGCACGATGCCGAACGGTATACCCCGGTACGAGCCGGTCATACTCTGTGGCGACTTCAATCTGCAACCCTTCACTGCACCGTACGAGCTGCTAACGAAAGGGTTCCTGCGGTACGATCGGCTCGATTCGCGGTCGCTCCAGCCGGCCAACTCCTGGCACGGACATGTCGAGCAGGTGGGCAAGTATTTCCTACCGCCCGCGCTCGGCATTACCGACAAATGTCAGCACACGACACTGCGCGACCGGGAAAAGGAGCACCGGGACGAGGTGCCACCTTCCCACCTGACAAAG cTCTATCACTCAAACCATGAAAAGGAGGACGGTGAGCCGAGCGGGAACGGCTCACCCTCCAAGGAGCGGTCCTCCTCGCGCAGTGAATTCTCCTCCGGTGCACTCACCCATCAGTTCGTGTTTAGCTCCGCTTACCGCCATTACGGGCCGGATTGTGCGCAGGACCGGCGGCAGGCGACCACCTTTCAGGACGAATGGATCACGGTCGACTATCTGTTCTACACGCCGTACCGTTCGGTGGCCGAGTGTACCCGCCAGCTGCCGAACTGGAACCTGGAGCTGCTGCAAACGTACTCGCTGCCGACGGTGCAGCAGTGCGGCCGGGAGATCGGGTACATACCGAACAGGCAGTACGGGTCCGATCACTTTTCGCTCGCCGGTCGCTTTCTGCTGACCGTGCCGCGGGAAGACCAGTGA
- the LOC121600561 gene encoding zinc finger protein 652-B-like encodes MIPINAIFKLSICFRLQTSVPPCVADRQFDSGVTPCCKCFVYCKIALVGMAKAVREIHNICRLCLCQDEQLLRPLTSKLGTLLKIEDVARFTGIKINVKGNISYAICFACTQKLTASAKFRQCCLNNDALFQVLSGVLIASTEGLQTEEAVGEKSDSQQATTDDDDDDDDDDDYEYEQVYEEEDESVFKRADGTGQQEYSYTHQEEESDSDSSYVEPADYSANYIDPGTQSDSDEYGNSGAGPILYKWSVVQRAAAASTAEHHDSSSQGSEICTMRTRKSYKQQQLCTICGKLVTSLSVHTNSVHKQARVHACPHCPIAMTNKGNLVKHVRAVHLKLLCERCKLCGKGYTSSNSLKSHMLAQHGIGERAKCKLCPKQFNQKSALHDHMKRIHSNVRPLECDICGKQFKVRRALRVHKSVHSDEQPYACGKCPKRFKSRHARNIHERTHSGVLFQCDLCGRSYRYKSLLNMHLRKMHPELVAEKEQDEQQLG; translated from the exons ATGATCCCTATCAAcgcaatttttaaattatcaaTTTGCTTTCGGCTACAAACATCAGTGCCACCCTGTGTTGCTGATAGGCAGTTTGACAGCGGCGTCACTCCTTGTTGCAAATGCTTTGTTTACTGTAAAATAGCTCTCGTCGGCATGGCGAAAGCAGTGCGGGAAATACACAATATCTGCCGATTGTGCTTGTGCCAGGACGAGCAGCTGCTGAGACCATTAACGAGTAAGCTGGGCACCTTGCTTAAGATTGAAGATGTAGCACGATTCACCGGAATTAAG ATCAACGTAAAGGGTAACATCTCATACGCGATCTGTTTCGCGTGCACACAGAAACTGACAGCGTCGGCCAAATTTCGCCAATGCTGCCTCAACAATGATGCCCTCTTTCAAGTGCTTTCCGGTGTACTGATCGCTAGTACGGAGGGGTTACAAACCGAAGAGGCTGTTGGCGAAAAAAGCGATTCCCAGCAAGCGaccaccgacgacgacgacgacgacgacgacgatgacgattaTGAGTATGAGCAAGTGTATGAAGAGGAAGATGAATCGGTTTTCAAGCGCGCCGACGGTACGGGCCAGCAGGAGTACTCATACACGCACCAGGAAGAGGAAAGTGATAGTGATAGTTCGTACGTCGAGCCGGCAGACTACTCGGCGAACTACATCGATCCCGGCACACAGTCCGACAGCGATGAGTACGGCAACTCTGGTGCCGGGCCAATCCTATACAAATGGTCAGTGGTCCAGCGGGCGGCAGCAGCGAGCACGGCCGAGCATCACGACAGTTCATCACAAGGGAGCGAAATTTGTACGATGCGCACGAGAAAGTCgtacaaacagcagcagctgtgtACCATATGCGGGAAGCTGGTGACCAGCCTGTCCGTGCACACCAACTCTGTGCACAAGCAGGCGCGGGTTCACGCCTGTCCCCACTGTCCGATCGCCATGACCAACAAAGGCAATCTGGTCAAGCACGTGCGTGCGGTACATCTGAAGCTGCTCTGCGAACGGTGCAAACTGTGCGGCAAGGGTTACACGAGTAGCAACTCGCTCAAATCGCACATG CTCGCCCAACACGGCATCGGTGAGCGGGCAAAATGTAAGCTGTGCCCAAAGCAGTTTAATCAAAAATCGGCCCTGCACGACCATATGAAGCGCATTCACTCGAATGTACGGCCCTTGGAGTGTGACATCTGTGGCAAACAGTTTAAAGTGAG ACGGGCGCTGCGAGTGCACAAGAGCGTCCACTCGGACGAGCAACCGTACGCGTGCGGCAAGTGTCCGAAGCGGTTCAAAAGTAGGCACGCGCGCAACATCCACGAACGCACGCACAGCGGTGTGCTGTTTCAGTGTGACCTGTGTGGCAGATCGTACCGCTACAAATCGTTATTAAATATGCACTTGCGCAAAATGCACCCGGAGCTGGTGGCCGAGAAAGAGCAGGACGAGCAGCAGTTGGGCTAG